tgtgtgtgtgtgtgtgtgtgtgtacgtgtgcatACGTggatgtgtttatgtgtgtgtgtgtgtgtgcataagtggatgtgtttatgtgtgtgtgtacgtgtgcatACGTggatgtgtttatgtgtgtgtgtgtgtgtgcataagtggatgtgtttatgtgtgtgtgtgtgtgcatacgtggatgtatttatgtgtgtgtgtgtgtgtgtgtgtgtgtgtgcatacgtggatgtgtttatgtgtgtgtgtgtgtgtgtgtgcatacgtggatgtgtttatgtgtgtgtgtgtgcatacgtggatgtgtttatgtgtgtgtgtgtgtgtgcataagtggatgtgtttatgtgtgtgtgtgtgtgcatacgtggatgtatttatgtgtgtgtgtgtgtgtgtgtgtgtgtgtgcatacgtggatgtttttatgtgtgtgtgtgtgtgtgtgtgcatacgtggatgtgtttatgtgtgtgtgtgtgtgtgtgtgtgcatacgtggatgtttttatgtgtgtgtgtgtgtgtgtgtgtgtgtgtgcacacgtgGATGTGAGTGTGAGTATGTGTGGGTAGGTTAAACCTGGGGCTACCCAAAAGGTGTTTCATGGCCCCAACTCCTGAAATAATTAGAGTGGAGAAACATTGTTATGTTACATTGTTATATTACAAAGAACTGCTTCTGTACATTCCCTCTCATTCTTTGAGGTTCAGCAACACACATTTGGAAACTTAATTTACAATTCAAATTCATCTATAATTGAAATTAATGCAATTTTTCCTATAGCCTTAACAGCAACGTTTGTGTATATTGTGTTGGTGACATGAAAATGGtcataattcttattatttaaTACCTGCTGTTGtagatttatataaataaatatgtaaaaaaaagggtgaataaaaaactttgttttttcactgttatattactgtgttgttgttatcttattattgaccataaTGCCTGGTGTttcaaataagcaacataccaaatttactccaaattgaccaggatgcctgttgtcgcaaatttgcaacataccaaaatttctatttattttttgtgcaaaagtgaaatgaataatctcagcattatttaccatctacttaaaggctaaaacacacacaaaacatgtttttatatacagctatataaattcaggcgttaaggggtaaAATGTGGGAAAAACAGCAGCAACGTTCCTCTCGAGCAAACAAAATCACAAAACCTATCCCACCATAACTGCTATGGGAGAAAAAATTACAAATGTAGATGAGTTCAGATACTTGGGCTTTATTTTAAAGCCAACGCTCTGCTTCAGAAACCATTTTAAAAAGGTCTGTCATACCTTGAAATATGATTTGCCCAACTTCAGATGTATAAGAAACTCAGTGACAACAGAGGGAGCCAAAACCTACATGAAGGCAATGATTCTGTCTCATTTATCATTCCGTCATGTTGGTCACAGGCAAATAAGACAACCATCAAACTGCTGGAGTCACTCTATAAACAAGCACTTAGGGTCATGGATAGGAAAACACGACAATAACACCGCTGTCAAATACTCACCAAACACAATATGTTAAACTTTGAAAGTTACATTAAATATGCAAATTTATGTTTACTTTTAAAGATAATTAATAATATGACACATCCACCACTCAAAAAGTCTGTTAAACTCACATCTGAACAGATGGGCAGAATAACACGGTCAACATCCAATGAGCAGTGTTCCAAAAGAAAACCAGCACCAGGACAATCAGCGTTCtcatttaaaacaataacagaatgGAACAAACTCCCAACAGAAGTGAAAATGTGCCAATGATAGAACATAAGTCTGATGTCACATTCTGTAACCCCGCGCTTTACAGGGGACTGAGGTAGCAGGGTGGGCAGGGGTTAAAAACGGTTTTCACTGATTTGTTTTAAtgttcagtgtttttctttttgttgtacagcactttgatgGAAAGCGCTTTACAAATAAAAGTTATTATCATTACTAAAAAGGGTAAAGTCACAATCACTTCAATGACTACTATTACTACACTGTTATTTTTCACTGTATtttcttcactattttcctGGACTAAATAACTGGGACAGATATTCCTGGGACATCATGACATGGACAATGGTTGGCCTGTTCATGTCGCTAATAATTGAACGATTATACTCGGTCGCACGTGAATCCAACCTCTGTAAAATAAATGTGAAGAAGATGAATATGAACTATTTCCGGATATTCGGGGCTCgggctgacggatttcctgcgagagctctgtcactccgagtccagcgctgccatACTTTACCTGTGACCTAAATAAACACTTTGTCTTTGAACTCAAGATTTCCCCGGCTTGTTCATGGGCTTCCAATGATGTCTCAGATGGCCATTAGCTCAGAGAGCTACAGTCTGGCACGAAGCATTTTCCTCTGTGATTATTGCTGCTGTACATGGTCCATGTTCgataaactaaacaaaactaAGCTAAACTTTTTCTAATCTACTTGACAAGTAAAAAACACTAGTGTTCCCCTGAGTGGACGTCCTAGCAAGCTCACTCCAAAGTCAGACTGAATCATGCTCAGAGAACCAGCCAAAAAAACccaggagctacatctcagactctacaggcctcaatCAGCATGTTATATGTTAAAGTttatgacagtacaattagaacaAAACACTGAACAGGTATAAATCTAcaagcaaatctacaacagaatgactGGAAAAGGAAAGTATGAAGGAGTTGCAACGTTCAAGTCAacgtccagacctcaacctgatttaaatgctgtggtgggaccttaagctAGCTATTAAAAAAAGCGGGATAGCCTCAATTAACTCAAGCAACATTATAAAGAGGCACGGACTACAGTGATAACTTCGGGccattgctgctaaaggtgatTCTACAAGCTTCTGAATACTAGGGTGTTTTTTCAGACACTGCTCCTGTATTTTAGCTCAgtatttgttaaatgaaaaatttggcgtgatatgtcatgtgttgttgttatttaccTAAATTCAGAACCTGGCGAGGACCAGATgatgttttattatttcctGACACATAAGGTCTTAGGCTTAAAGGGGTCATCTTATCTTGTCCCATGACTGTACATTTACAAGATCCTATATGTCATTAATGTAGATAAATCTGTTTCTTACAACAGCTGAAATGTTGAAACACAGTCACATTGTATAGCATTTGTTAGAGTACATCCATTTGGTTGGATTTAGTGGTTAACCTATAAAGGAAACCACCCCAGCATTGTCTGTTTTCTTCAATCTTATAGGCGGCATGCAGAGAGGACAGTTTTATGGTCTCGCTTGAGACTGTGGGATCAAATGACCATTTATCCCGCCTCTAAAAGGCCCAGCAGTCATGCCTACAGCTCCTCCACACCATCAAAAGAATCAGTTTGTTCAGGTGAGGGATCTATGTGGGGGAGGGGATGGATAGCAACGCCTGGAAAATGGCCTTTAATGCCTTTACGGGCcaaaaacagcaacagccaacACATTCAACTTCTGAAAAACAGAGCAGAAGATGTCAGAAATACCAAGGAGATAAATACTATTGATGAAATTTGAGCATTGTTTCCTCTTTTGTACATGTTTTCTgttattcttttgtttttcgtATCATAAAGGGCCTCCGCAATAAATAGACATTATTTTTGAGTTAGTTATTTCAGTGTGatcgataaaaaaaaaaagaacctttaaatcaaataaaaagagCAAATGAATCCAAAAAAGTACTCCTGAGACAGGCTTTCAGTTCAGcgtttcattttccttttaaattctctttttaaatcctttttttttcttttttttttgctctctgagTAATATTTCAAGCCTTTGACAAGAGCTCCCTCACACACTTCTAAACCTGTTTTTGCTCTCTGTCCACTGCATCAATTGGTTTTCTGTCTGAAGTCTGGCTAGCCTGCGGGCTGCTTTCAACTGGAACTGAGCCCTCTggatattttcatttatttcaaaGCACGAGTTAAGCCACCTTAAGCATGCGTGTACAtgggcatgtgtgtgcatgttaaaGATGAAAGAATCATAGCCCAGCATTTGTCAGACAGGTCAGAGATCACCGTACTTGCTCACTGCCCAAACCTGCTACCCTGATGAAAGCAACAAGATCGCCCCTCCTTTGAAAACTAGTCTCTCTCCTTGCATTTTCATGGCCTTCAAACCACCAGCTGATAGTATCTGTTTTATAAGTATGCCCTAGTAACAGAAgtacccccccacacacagtAAATCAGTAACTAGCTTGAAGGGGAGTGAAAAGATGTATGTCTATTTGAGCAGTTTTATGTACAAGGTTAGAACAAAGGCACTTGTCATGAAACTCTGTCACTCAATTCTGTTCATCATCATTATCTGTGATCCACGGCAAGATAATGTTTAGTACTTAAAATGTCATATGAATAacaaatagatggatggaaatCTACGTTTTAAAATGATCCACACTGCTTTATTTGGGTTATAAAAACGGATTGATTTCAGTAAGCACGAGTCACCATCAGAGGGAGCCAAACAGCAGCACAGTCAGATCCCTGAATCTCTGAAGGTGAATGTGTTTGTCTCACGTTTTGCCCTGCTCTGTTTTCCAAAGAAAAATAGGTTTCAGATTGTCATGACGAACAGATACGATCAACAGAGGAGGAGGTGGCACAAAAATTCTTTACTTGAATAAAGTAATTCTTTACTTGAATCaatcccaaattgggattaataaagtatctatctatctatctatctatctatctatctatctatctatctatctatctatctatctatctgtgaAAGAACTCTGTTTATAAGTTTCCATAGGACTGAATTCTGTTTGTAAAGTGGACTACACAAGGTTCAGCAGTGATGTTGTTGGTATAcccaattatttttttatcaacTCACAGAGTAGGCTACACCCACTTCTAAATCCTATCGGATGTGTATCAGATTCAGTAGTGTGCTCCAAGTTAATTTATtctattgttcttatgtttgGATTGACTGGGTCAGGTTTGAGCATGAGATTCGGGACTTTGATTTCATACTGATGCCAATGTTAAGCATCAAACAAGAGGTGACAATATATAATTCCTACCTGCCCATTTTTTGGGGTCAACAAATGCGGCGGTGTCACTAAATGTCACTGTTAAGCGAAAGTCTTTATCTTTTGCTGAACAAgctgtatgaataaatgtaGGATTATTCCCACCTCTCTGGAAACCATCACTCCACTGTAAGATTACAAACTGTAGGGAGCTCAAACGCAAAGTGAACCGTAAAAGGAGTAGGGAAGAACTACACAATGGTTCATTAATTCAGATTATATTAAATGACTTAATTACCCATCAGTCATTGCATCttgctttaaaataaaagaTACAAATAAAATGGTGAGAGCTTGCTAAACAGTTTGAATGCATTTTGTCAAATTCTGTCCCAAATGTAAATAGAGATGACACTGAACCTACAACCCGACCAGGCGACTCCTCATGTAACTTTAGTGTGTTACATGAGTGGGTTGTAACTGATGTCTTTGACTTTGAACAGTCCTTTAATTAACAGGAATTATACTTGAAACCTGTTACCTCCTCCCCCTGCATTGATGGGCAAGTAGCATATTACCAACGACTAAGTTACTCCATTTACAAATTAGCAcatagtaaaataaaataagaaacaaTACCCTTTTACTTTAATTTAACTAAGTAGCAAAGTAGCCACACAGATGACACAAGTGCTTGCTTCTGATCCAGCTCTATTTGCGCTCTTGACAAGCTGCAGTTTCCGTTAGGAACCGCTAAGGGTCGCTGTGCACCAACCATCTCCTGCAAAAGGCGTTGTCCGTCTGCACACTGATCGGCTCCGAGGACAACAGACTCCGCAAGCACCATTCAAAGTTAAAACTGGCTATTGTTCTGATAATATTACACCATGTTACATCGAATACTTGTAAAATGACGCGTAAAGACAGCACGCGCACACGCACTAATGGTAACCGACTTATAGCAGTTATATTATCAGATGTAGGCTATGTCCACCACTTTACTGCACGCTGTCCATCTATTCAGATTGCACAGCTGGGTTTAAACGCAACAaagtattttcatttaattatcttttttatttttattaatgaccAGTCCGCTTTCCCTCTGTGCGTAGAACCAATTCACCTCTTGCTCTAAGTTCCTGCGATCTCCTAATTGGAGCTCATCAACGATATTACTGCGACAAAAGgacggaagaaaaaaaaaaaaactgtgggcGGAAAATGATGTGAGTTCGGGCTACCTGCAGTTGTGCTTAGGAACGCCGAGAGGTCAAACCtgttgaaacaaacaaaacaaaaaacaggtgAGATTAGGCTCGTCCCCGACTGAGATCAAATATTACAACAGAAGAGAGTTGAATGTAGGATCAACTCCTTGAACATCCGTGATCAGGACGAGCAAGAGCATTATAACTGCGAAGAGATGAGACGAATGAGTGGATCAAATCCTGCTCGAACATGGGAGCAGCTTGGAGAAAACGCCCGAGGCGACCTTCTGCTCAGCCCCAACACCTTCCCCGTGACTCCGGGAAAGTCCGCACTATTATCCCCGACGTTTGAAACCCGGGACAGAAAGCAAAACACATCGCTCTGCTCGGCCCGTATCCAAAAGGACGCAGGGATTTGATGGGAAACCAGGGTGGGGGTTGTCTGTGTATTTGGGGAGGGTTGGACCCTGGAGGCAACCAATGAGAACGTCAAGACACGTTGGGAGGTTATATATGCCGGGGCTCACTACGCAAGGTACATTTAAACTCAGCTGTGAGGGGAAGGGAACCGAGAGAGACAGGAGAGGAGACAAGCACTCGTACTCTcacaacacaacaacacttGAAATTCTGTCAGTTTCGGAATCGGCCAGGGGTCCCCTTCAGTCATTGTTTggtgctttttttgtgtgtgatcattttggaGATGTCCCACGTCCAGTTATCGTGCAGTGCGCTGGAGAGGCTGGTGGCTCGGAGGACCTTCCCTCTCCATAGACGCACCAGCGTCTGCCGCAACCTCTTCGGACCGGTGGATCATGACGAGCTGAGCCGGGATATGAAAGCCAAGCTGCGGGAGATTTCCGACCGGGACCAGCAGAGATGGAACTTTAATTTCGAGGCCAACACACCTCTGAACGGGGATTACGAGTGGGAGGAGGTGGCCGTGGATAAGACCCCGGCGTTTTATCAGGACTCCGCGCAGAACGAGAGGAGCCGGGTGCCGGCGACGCCCGCGAAGCAGAGGCCCTCCTCGGACTCTGCTCTCCCGGAGACCCCCCAAGCGGATGTACTGGAGCGCTTAGCGGCGCccgaaagcagcagcagcactcccTGTCCGGTGGAGGTGAACCAGGAGAACCGCACAGACAAACTCAACTCAGGGACACAAACACAGGCTCCGTGTGTTAGACACAAGATGACGACTTCTGCTGACAGCAACACGCACATCCCAGGTGATTAAAGGGCATTTTAAATCTCGCCTGGGATGGAGTCAGCCTCTGGTTTTAGAGCTGCTCCATCtaagatattttaaaaaatatatatatatatcccctCACAAGCCGCTGCCTTACGTGCGTATCTTCCTTTCTCCTGAAAGCTGTTCAGAAGGTTAactgatcttttttttattttcttcttctttcacaCAGACTTCTTCGTGAAACGAAAGAGGGCTGCTGATAGAAAATCGAATGACATGAGCGCTTCTTGCCACCTTTCCAAGTCTCCAATCCCGGTGGAACAAACTCCGCGAAAGAGGATCCGTTGAAGGTAgcctatatataaatatatataaatatataggcTATGTATGGATAtgaacattgtttttttgtttttttttaattacgaCAGACCTTTAGAACAGTGTTACATTTGGACACCAACTCCATTTACTATCACTGTTTTTCAAATGGTCTCTGTCATGTTCTTAATTGCTCGGGATTACATGAGCCAGACAGTCTTATCTGGGCGGGGGGgagtggagtgtgtgtgtgtgtgtgtgtgtgtgtgtgtgtgtgtgtgggggggggggggggggtgtttgtGGTGAAATCGCAGTAGTAGTGATAGTAGTAGCTGTAGTAACAGCAGCGGTTGGGGGAGGGGGAGACGTGCGTCACGATGTGGCGGGAAAAAGCTCGGGTAAAGGGTGACGCCTGCCGCTGCCCGTCGCTCCGTCTCCTGTTTCCTCAGAGGAGCTGACTACGCAGGCTTTTTCTCTGCCATGGCTGTTCCTCACAACTcttgtttttcatttcctcctcaggtgtttatttttccttttctttttttttcttttttttttttttgcactattTCCCTGCGCTTTTTTTGTGAGGATTTCTGGAGAGCCGTCTTATCCCCGCCGGAGACAAGAAGAGAGAGAAGGGGGAACGGTGTGGGACAAAGAAGCCCCGACAGGTCGGCTGATGCTCGGCGCTCCCCGGCGGAGCGCAGGTCGAACGCCGGACCGGACTCTCAGGACTGAACGGTTTGGGTTTGCGAttgacagacagagagagagagaagggtggtggggaaactaaaataaaagaaagaaagaagaaaaaaaagggagagaaaaatccACCTAATGACTTCTATCCAGTACAAATGTAGCATTCATTGTTGCTTTTGCATACAGCCACTCGACagtgttaaatgttttaacatctGTGCAAtcctaaaaaaaagatttcttttAAAGAATACACTGGCCAAAAGTGTACAGCTTTATAGAGACAATAGCatataaatgtttatttctgttccgttttttgtttttctgtaaaatgtatattttttaaGTTTATTCTAACTTAtaagttatttgtgttgttttctatttaagtttctgtttatttgtcaAATGCCTTGTTGATTTAGCCAGAGGGcatgtctttatttttatcttattatttacattattattattattattattattttgtatttgATATTTTTGCAATCATGTAGCTTCCCCATAGTTGTacacacttgaaaaaaaaataggttTCTTTGTGTCTCTGAGCCGATTGTTTTTTTATCCAAGTGCCCTAATTATGTCTTGTTTAAAGATGGGAATAAAACATATCTTTCACTTCAGCTTTAAGATTCGttgcctgtttttttctttttttgtgctctGGTTGTCATTGTACTTTCCGctaaaaagaaaactgaaactGTGATGTGAGGCTTTTGACGTGTTCGTGGTGTCCCAGACTCCACAGTCCGGCCCTAACAGCAGCATTATGAAACCAAAACCCTTCTCATTCTGATTGTAGGTCGTCATTTAGAGAGGTTTTCCTGAACTTAACGCAGAGTAGCATACTTCCTCCTTGTGCATATCTGCCTCCGTGGACCCTCAGACCTCGCGGGGGTAAAAGACGCATTGAGAAGCGCAACCTTGATGGCAGCTGCGGGATATAGGCTCGGATTTAAAGGCCCTTTTCGCCCCTTCTAAAGAAGCAGCAGCTGCCTTTGGATCTCCGCTTTGTCCTGCACGAAGACACCCCCACACCCGCACTCAACAAGCTCTCTAAAgacccactcacacacacacacacacacacacacacacacacacacacacgcatactgTTTACCCCGCTGCACGCAGATACACCGGGCGTGGAGGCCACCTGCCAAAGCTGGAAAAAGAAAACTACTAGTCTTTGTAATTGTCCTCGCCTATTGAAACGAACCATTCAACAGGTCATACTTGCAAGTTTACCCTTAATTGAAAGAAGCCAAACGCGGCGCGTGAATGCGCGCTGGGCCTGCGCCGCCGCCTGTCTGCACAAAACAAACACGTTTCATCCTCAACCACGAGTTGGCCTACTCCACGCCTTTGGATGGCCTCGACTGTCCTGACATGAGTGtttagatggaaaaaaaaaataaaaaattgagaCTTTTGATGGGCAGAGTGACTTTGTCAGTTCTGCGCAGCCATAAGCTGTGACGGGAGATTGTTCTGATTTCCAACACAAAGCGCTCTCCGGCTccattctttcctttttgttgcCATATGGCAAATCCATGTAGACATAGCCAAGACCTATTCAGTCAGCCACAGAATGTCCTGCATCGGGGAACAAAAGACACTTTGTCTGGCTGCTCCATTGATACCAATGAGCGAAAAAAATATTATAATTAATCTATGGCTATATCCAGCTAATTAACGCCCATATGCCCAGGGGGAGCCGAGACGCCATTCAGCTCAGTTTTAAATTCTCAATAGTTTACATGTTAAAGACAACAGCTGTTTACGTGTTACTTTAATGAAGTCTCTGCTATTTTGAAGACTGGACACATTCGGGGGGCTTCAGTCCCCCTGTAGTGCTAAACGGGTCATCTTCTCCTATTTGTCTCTGCAGCTGTGTAACTATATAAAATGTGTCCCAGTAAATAGAACTTAAAGCTGCATTCACTTTCTCAAAAAGGGATTCAATTGGAGCCATTCTGGGAAAGGTCAGAGGTTAAGGCCTGAAAACCAACCGGTAAGCTTCTCTctaaagaggggaaaaaaatgaaaattgttGGCCTTGTTCTATGATAGATGTTCTGTAAATCATTTTACTCAGCATATCTGGAAAAAACATCTTTCATATACTGCTTCTACACTTGTTTCTGATTGGGTGGAGTCTCGAAAGGTTCAATTGGCTCCACAGAATGGCCTGTATGACAATTATAACTTCATTTAGCCCTGTTGTAAGTATGATGGACATGAAGGAAAGAGATGACAGCCAACATGCAGACCCTCATTAAGATGCCCTCTACAATAGAATATCATTCAACAAGCAGCTGCTGATGAAGAGAATCAGTCTCATGGGCCCCATGACCCCATCTGACCTTTAACTCGCATCCACAGTTTCATTTGTCTCTGTCATCAACAAAATTAGCATCTATTTAATCAGATAGCACAATGTCTCTATATCAGTTTAAAGGGGTAATAAGAAAAAAACGTGGACGTTTTTTGTTGGTGAACAGCATTTAGGAATGACATTGAACATCAATAAAACCAACAGAAAAGTGTTTCTTCTCCATTAAACGCACATATGTGCCTCATACACATCTGATTATATTGATACACCTTTTTGATTTTTCCGTAGCTAaaccgttaaaaaaaaaaccgttTGTCCTCTTCTTAAAGTTCGTTAAGACGTAACAGGTCAGCAGATCTTGAAATCCAGACATGAAAATGTCATTTGATTGGGAAAAGAAAGAAGTCACAGGCTTAAATCTGATCCGGGCCCCTTGGTATTTCTCTATGACTAAAGAAGATAAGCAAATAAAGTATTGTTTTTGGCACAAATATAGAGaattgataaaaataaaaaagaaacgcATCGCTGTTTCCTCCAATTTGGCCCTTCAGGGGGTCTGAACACATATGTGTAGCAACCAAAAATATGATTGGAGGGGACACATTTTCCACTCAAAACATGCAATTACGAGACAGTCTGGAAAGACTGCAATTAAATATAGAAAGGAGGAAAATCAGccaggggtgtgtgtgtgtcgggggGGGGAATTAGCATTTTCCATGACCATCTGGCATCGGCGCAGGCGACAGGGAACAAAGGCGAGCTGGATGGAGAGGAGAGGCGAGTGTGCCATCGCATTGACCTGCAAATGAGGCTTTGTCACCGAGTTAAAGCTCCCTGACCCTCtttgccccccccccgcccTCACCGGCtcagaaaaaaaagccaaaacatttttttaaatttttttttaaacctataGCGAGACGAATGGAAGGCCTGAGCCCaggtctgtgtgtttgtgtgtgtttcggAGCTGCAGAGCAAACATAAAGGAGTTGGTGATGAAGCGCCAACAGCCTGCAGGTCTGTCCGTGTTGCTGAAGCTTTAACATCCACCGGGCAGCATCCATCAGGCTCCGCGAGGATGCAACGAGTCTGCAGCTGgatttttcaaaaaacaaatgggtgataatgaatgaatgatatAATGATGTCGCCCATTTGCGTGATGTGATGTTTCATTGCAGACTTGGATCTGACCTCCTCTTGCCTGTCGGAACCATCGTTAGGCTTTAGGAAACGCCTCTTTcacgtgtgcgtgcgtgtgtgtgttgcttCTCTGGTATAATTATTGACCCAACGATTGAAGAATGAACTTTTGGATAAATTGTGACAATTAAAATGATTACATTAGGCCTATCTCTGTTTGAGCTTGCGTCCGTAGATCACCAGTGACGAAAATgacgtgtgtaagtgtgtgtgcgcgtgtaattgtgtgtgtgagagtggtGTATTTTGGGGGGTTGCAGTCGGCTTGTTGGACACCTGTCCTCCTCTTAGCGTTTGAATGTGAATGAGTGGAGTTTGCT
This genomic interval from Odontesthes bonariensis isolate fOdoBon6 chromosome 7, fOdoBon6.hap1, whole genome shotgun sequence contains the following:
- the cdkn1cb gene encoding uncharacterized protein cdkn1cb; its protein translation is MSHVQLSCSALERLVARRTFPLHRRTSVCRNLFGPVDHDELSRDMKAKLREISDRDQQRWNFNFEANTPLNGDYEWEEVAVDKTPAFYQDSAQNERSRVPATPAKQRPSSDSALPETPQADVLERLAAPESSSSTPCPVEVNQENRTDKLNSGTQTQAPCVRHKMTTSADSNTHIPDFFVKRKRAADRKSNDMSASCHLSKSPIPVEQTPRKRIR